The Terriglobus tenax genome contains a region encoding:
- a CDS encoding Rieske 2Fe-2S domain-containing protein, with the protein MKLRNDKLMEGVEGPPTEMIFGEWYPALRSDLLRKGKTTTALLLGVPLLLGRKNDGRIFAMRDLCPHRGIPLSAGWFDGEHVQCKYHGWKFEPCGGQCAEIPSLTQFDTLQPGKIYAGAYPCVEQDGYAWVYMPEPGASRVQASLPPVPELPKFGKHFTYAHISADLPCNVDHGIIGLMDPAHGPFVHRAWWWRSAASIHEKTKHFEPIPEGFRMSPHVPSSNSAPYKLIGKPETTIDFVLPNRRFETVLARKNGEIVHWFASLTTVTPVTASTCRIDVIAAWSMLHWLPVVRPIAMWFGKRFVRQDQETMMEQAEGLRFRPAMMLIDDADKPAKWYFALKQRRLSGEGEHPLPGPVELHWRS; encoded by the coding sequence ATGAAGTTGCGCAACGACAAGCTGATGGAGGGGGTTGAAGGCCCTCCGACAGAGATGATTTTTGGCGAGTGGTACCCGGCGCTGCGCAGCGACCTGCTGCGCAAGGGCAAAACCACGACCGCCCTTCTGCTGGGCGTGCCTCTCCTGCTGGGCCGCAAGAATGACGGCAGAATCTTTGCCATGAGGGATCTATGCCCCCACCGCGGCATTCCGCTCTCCGCGGGCTGGTTTGATGGCGAGCATGTGCAGTGCAAGTACCACGGCTGGAAGTTCGAGCCCTGCGGCGGCCAGTGCGCCGAAATCCCTTCGCTGACGCAGTTTGACACCCTGCAGCCCGGCAAAATCTACGCCGGCGCCTATCCCTGCGTGGAGCAGGATGGCTATGCCTGGGTGTACATGCCGGAGCCAGGCGCCAGCCGCGTCCAGGCCAGCCTGCCGCCTGTTCCCGAGCTGCCAAAGTTCGGCAAACACTTTACTTACGCCCATATTTCGGCAGATCTTCCGTGCAATGTGGACCACGGCATTATTGGCCTGATGGACCCGGCGCATGGACCGTTTGTGCATCGTGCGTGGTGGTGGCGTTCGGCGGCCAGTATCCACGAGAAAACAAAGCATTTTGAGCCGATTCCGGAGGGTTTCCGGATGTCGCCGCATGTGCCGTCGTCCAACTCCGCGCCGTACAAGCTGATCGGAAAACCGGAGACAACGATCGATTTTGTGCTGCCAAATCGGCGTTTCGAGACGGTTTTAGCCCGTAAAAACGGCGAAATTGTGCACTGGTTCGCGTCGCTGACAACCGTAACGCCGGTGACGGCCTCCACCTGCCGCATTGATGTCATCGCCGCCTGGAGCATGCTGCACTGGCTGCCGGTGGTGCGGCCCATCGCAATGTGGTTCGGCAAACGGTTCGTCCGCCAGGACCAGGAAACGATGATGGAACAGGCCGAGGGGCTGCGCTTCCGGCCGGCGATGATGCTGATCGACGACGCCGATAAACCGGCCAAATGGTACTTTGCCCTGAAACAGCGGCGTTTGAGCGGAGAAGGGGAGCATCCGCTGCCTGGTCCGGTGGAGCTGCACTGGCGCAGTTAA
- a CDS encoding ArnT family glycosyltransferase yields MWLLALWAVFYASFTLFSPPLLDDADSVHAEVAREMVQRGDWVTLYANGIRYLEKAPVLYWSMAASMKVLGAYAAAARVPMALMVLALAAIAWIFGSRLNGERAGFYAAIVLLSCFGIFIFSRILLPDVAVCLWLTVAMYCFWRVESALPPTLELRGWSTRGYETAYCWGFAVFCALGVLTKGLIGLVFPGAIAVVYLLLAHGWRGMPRRVWQMRPISSLLVFLAVAAPWHVLIGLANPDHGHPVGLIRQNGHWFVPEPTLGNVHGWTWFYFMNEHVLRYMNLRVPRDYDTVPLWLFWALLLVWLLPWSAFVLPALKRVRFRDATKAGRERLFLAVWAAVPMLFFSFSTRQEYYVLPALPALALLIACWLQEEAVEAESFAVPQPLVATGQRVVTVMFVLGVLIMMVCGLLLLNAKEPPPGTDIAALLQQNPGEYALSFGHFLDLTGPAMGMFEGPLGLTAVAFGVGTAMAWWKRRQFEPHVSNLWIVGMAFTFLLAAHTGLRFFAPALTSKQLADAIKNDVTPKDLIVIHGEYEAGSTLGFYLRRNDIHIYEGRSANLWYGSFFTDAPKIFEDEASLKAKWLSHQRVFLWTESGKVPPFLGKDYFVVLESGGKALISNYGNVVPK; encoded by the coding sequence TTGTGGCTGCTGGCCTTGTGGGCCGTGTTTTATGCCAGCTTTACGCTGTTTTCGCCGCCACTGCTGGACGATGCGGATTCCGTTCACGCCGAGGTGGCGCGTGAGATGGTGCAGCGCGGCGACTGGGTGACGCTGTATGCCAATGGCATCCGCTACCTGGAGAAGGCGCCGGTGCTGTACTGGTCCATGGCGGCGTCCATGAAGGTATTGGGGGCCTATGCCGCCGCGGCGCGCGTGCCCATGGCGTTGATGGTGCTGGCGCTGGCGGCGATCGCATGGATCTTCGGGAGCAGGCTGAACGGCGAGCGGGCTGGGTTTTATGCGGCGATCGTGCTGCTGAGCTGCTTCGGGATCTTTATCTTCAGCCGCATTCTGTTGCCGGATGTGGCGGTGTGTCTGTGGTTGACGGTGGCGATGTACTGCTTCTGGAGGGTGGAGAGTGCCTTGCCACCTACCCTAGAGTTGCGAGGATGGAGCACCCGTGGATATGAAACAGCGTACTGCTGGGGCTTTGCCGTCTTTTGTGCGCTGGGCGTTCTGACAAAGGGACTGATCGGTCTTGTTTTCCCGGGGGCCATTGCCGTCGTCTATCTGCTGCTGGCCCATGGGTGGCGAGGCATGCCGCGGCGGGTGTGGCAGATGCGGCCCATCAGCTCTCTGCTTGTCTTTCTCGCAGTGGCCGCGCCGTGGCATGTGTTGATCGGGCTGGCGAATCCGGACCACGGTCACCCGGTTGGCCTGATACGGCAGAACGGCCACTGGTTTGTACCGGAGCCCACGCTGGGCAATGTGCATGGGTGGACGTGGTTCTACTTCATGAACGAGCACGTGCTGCGCTACATGAACCTGCGGGTGCCGCGGGATTACGACACGGTTCCTCTGTGGCTGTTCTGGGCGCTGCTGCTGGTGTGGCTGTTGCCGTGGTCGGCATTTGTGTTGCCGGCGCTGAAACGGGTGCGGTTCCGGGACGCGACGAAGGCCGGCCGCGAGCGGCTGTTCCTGGCGGTGTGGGCGGCGGTGCCAATGCTGTTCTTCAGCTTCAGCACGCGGCAGGAGTATTACGTTCTTCCTGCGCTGCCCGCCCTGGCGTTGTTGATTGCCTGCTGGCTGCAGGAGGAAGCCGTCGAGGCCGAAAGCTTTGCCGTGCCGCAGCCATTGGTGGCTACCGGACAGCGCGTGGTGACGGTGATGTTTGTCCTCGGTGTCCTGATCATGATGGTCTGCGGACTTCTGCTGCTGAATGCCAAGGAGCCGCCGCCGGGCACGGACATTGCGGCGCTGCTGCAGCAGAATCCCGGGGAGTACGCTCTGTCGTTCGGGCACTTTCTTGACCTGACCGGGCCGGCGATGGGCATGTTTGAAGGCCCGCTGGGGCTGACGGCCGTGGCCTTTGGCGTGGGCACGGCAATGGCGTGGTGGAAGCGGCGGCAGTTTGAGCCGCATGTGTCGAACCTCTGGATCGTGGGGATGGCGTTTACCTTTCTGCTGGCGGCGCATACGGGGCTGCGCTTCTTTGCCCCGGCACTGACCTCAAAGCAGCTTGCGGACGCAATCAAGAACGATGTAACTCCGAAAGACCTGATCGTGATTCACGGCGAGTACGAGGCCGGGTCGACGCTGGGTTTCTACCTGCGGCGCAATGACATTCACATCTACGAAGGGCGCAGCGCGAACCTCTGGTACGGATCGTTCTTCACGGACGCTCCGAAGATCTTTGAAGACGAGGCATCGCTGAAGGCGAAGTGGCTGAGCCATCAAAGGGTCTTCCTGTGGACGGAGAGCGGCAAGGTGCCGCCGTTCCTGGGGAAGGATTACTTCGTGGTTCTGGAGAGCGGCGGGAAAGCACTGATCTCGAACTATGGGAATGTGGTCCCGAAGTAG
- a CDS encoding ArsR/SmtB family transcription factor gives MVTRKATLTPKEFARIGRALAEPRRVQMLKDLAARESCMTCGELQETQNITPPTLSHHIKELEVAGLIEVRREGRCGYLSVNRDVLKAYLDELSQI, from the coding sequence ATGGTTACCCGCAAAGCAACGCTCACACCCAAGGAATTCGCGCGCATTGGCCGCGCCCTGGCAGAGCCGCGCCGCGTGCAGATGCTGAAGGACCTGGCCGCCCGCGAAAGCTGCATGACCTGTGGCGAACTGCAGGAGACGCAGAACATCACGCCGCCCACCCTCTCCCACCACATCAAGGAGCTGGAGGTCGCCGGCCTGATCGAGGTCCGCCGCGAAGGCCGCTGCGGCTACCTCTCCGTCAACCGCGATGTGCTGAAGGCCTACCTCGACGAACTCTCGCAGATTTAG
- the hpnI gene encoding bacteriohopanetetrol glucosamine biosynthesis glycosyltransferase HpnI codes for MALGIAIFFALLTLAGIAFCLMSLWGTRDFVRTWRKTQRPDFAPGVTVMKPLKGMDPHLYAAFASHCTQQYEGPVQLLFGVSDMADPAVAEVHRLQAEFPQMDILLVHTPQRLGTSGKVSNLAQMLPHAAHEYIVINDADILVSPRYLARVLSPFDDARTGMVTCAYRALTTQRGATVWAKLEALGIACDFVPGLMVARRMEKGIHFGLGATLATRKRILTEIGGLEAIVEYLADDYELGLRISQAGYQVVLSDEVVDTSAPQYTARDYWSHQIRWYRTVRDARPGGYFGLPTTYCVPWALATVIASGFDLWAFSLLSMALLARMAMCLTVGVGVLRDGQVLRDLWLIPFKDSVCLLLWLFGLTDDTIEWRGETFKLNKGKLVKTVVSS; via the coding sequence ATGGCCCTCGGGATTGCCATCTTCTTCGCTCTGCTCACCCTCGCGGGAATCGCCTTCTGCCTGATGTCGCTCTGGGGAACGCGGGACTTCGTCCGCACATGGCGCAAAACACAGCGCCCGGACTTCGCGCCCGGCGTCACCGTCATGAAGCCCCTCAAGGGCATGGACCCGCATCTCTACGCCGCCTTCGCCAGCCACTGCACCCAGCAGTACGAGGGGCCGGTACAGCTTCTCTTCGGCGTCTCCGACATGGCCGACCCCGCCGTCGCCGAAGTCCATCGTCTGCAGGCCGAGTTCCCGCAGATGGACATCCTCCTGGTCCACACGCCACAGCGGCTGGGCACCAGCGGCAAGGTCAGCAACCTGGCCCAGATGCTGCCGCACGCCGCGCATGAGTACATCGTCATCAACGATGCCGACATCCTCGTCTCGCCGCGCTACCTGGCGCGCGTGCTCTCGCCCTTTGACGATGCCCGCACCGGCATGGTCACCTGCGCTTATCGCGCACTCACCACACAGCGCGGAGCCACGGTCTGGGCAAAACTCGAAGCTCTCGGCATCGCCTGCGACTTCGTTCCCGGCCTGATGGTCGCGCGGCGTATGGAGAAAGGCATCCACTTCGGCCTGGGCGCAACGCTGGCCACGCGCAAGCGCATCCTCACCGAGATCGGCGGCCTGGAAGCCATCGTCGAGTACCTTGCCGATGACTACGAGCTTGGCCTGCGCATCAGCCAGGCCGGTTACCAGGTTGTGCTCTCAGACGAGGTTGTCGACACCTCCGCCCCGCAATACACCGCCCGGGACTACTGGAGCCACCAGATCCGCTGGTACCGCACCGTGCGCGATGCGCGCCCCGGCGGCTACTTCGGCCTGCCCACCACCTACTGCGTACCGTGGGCTCTGGCTACCGTCATCGCCTCAGGCTTTGACCTTTGGGCTTTCTCGCTGCTGAGCATGGCACTGCTGGCCCGCATGGCCATGTGCCTCACCGTTGGAGTCGGCGTACTGCGCGACGGACAGGTGCTGCGCGACCTGTGGCTCATCCCGTTCAAGGACTCGGTTTGCCTCCTGCTCTGGCTCTTCGGTCTGACCGACGACACCATTGAATGGCGAGGCGAAACCTTCAAGCTGAACAAGGGCAAACTTGTGAAGACAGTTGTTAGTTCTTAG
- a CDS encoding 30S ribosomal protein S1 translates to MAESQNPLTESKTLNTELETLVPEETTAVAAATDTTHTTNADEADDVDYDMADFATALESFDREQAAEKEAAQSVMSDDTITTGTVVKITDKHVVVDIGLKSEGLIPLDQVVDHTGAPKFQVGDTVDVVVEREEPEGGYLASYEKAQRLRVWDELEKACNDKAIVTGTVLGRVKGGLTVDIGIKAFLPGSQVEIRPVRNLDAYVGQPIDIRVIKLNKKRGNVVVSRKEILEEEQNSKKSLTLETLEEGAVLTGVVKNLTDYGAFVDLSGLDGLLHITDMSWGRLTHPRDLVQVGDEIQVKVLKFDKDKQRVSLGFKQLTPDPWLDAVERYPIGAQVRGRVLSVTDYGAFVELEQGIEGLVHVSEMSWSKRLKHPSKLVKPGDEVDTIILQVNPSDRRISLGMKQLQENPWEQLDDKFPVGSTVEGRVRNLTDFGAFIEIEDGIDGLVHVSNLSWTKRVKHPSEVLKKGEKVKAVVLGVEPENRRLSLGIKQLEPDVWDTFFAQHRTGDVVKGKILRTAQFGAFVEIAEGVEGLCHISEMVDDIGAPVKMDIGDEKEFKIVKMSPEEKKVGLSLRGIGEDASRDEVESYKKAASSSSSTSSSGTTLGDLINWKRSERE, encoded by the coding sequence ATGGCTGAATCCCAAAATCCTTTAACAGAGAGCAAAACCCTGAACACCGAACTGGAAACCCTCGTACCTGAAGAGACGACCGCCGTTGCGGCCGCCACCGACACCACGCACACCACCAACGCTGATGAAGCCGACGATGTCGATTACGACATGGCAGACTTCGCGACCGCGCTCGAGAGCTTTGATCGCGAGCAGGCAGCCGAGAAGGAAGCAGCTCAGTCGGTTATGTCCGACGACACCATTACAACGGGCACGGTGGTCAAGATCACCGATAAGCACGTGGTTGTGGACATCGGACTGAAGTCCGAGGGCCTGATTCCGCTGGATCAGGTTGTGGATCACACCGGCGCACCGAAGTTCCAGGTGGGCGATACGGTGGATGTGGTCGTCGAGCGCGAGGAGCCCGAGGGCGGATATCTGGCCAGCTACGAGAAGGCCCAGCGCCTGCGCGTTTGGGACGAGCTCGAGAAGGCCTGCAACGACAAGGCAATCGTCACCGGCACCGTTCTTGGCCGCGTGAAGGGTGGCCTGACCGTCGACATCGGCATCAAGGCATTCCTCCCTGGCTCTCAGGTTGAGATCCGCCCTGTCCGTAACCTGGACGCCTATGTTGGCCAGCCGATCGACATCCGCGTCATCAAGCTGAACAAGAAGCGCGGCAATGTGGTTGTCTCCCGCAAGGAGATCCTGGAAGAAGAGCAGAACAGCAAGAAGTCGCTGACCCTGGAGACCCTGGAAGAGGGCGCGGTGCTGACCGGCGTGGTGAAGAACCTGACCGATTACGGCGCGTTTGTCGACCTGTCCGGTCTGGACGGCCTGCTGCACATCACCGACATGAGCTGGGGCCGCCTGACGCATCCGCGCGACCTGGTCCAGGTTGGCGACGAGATCCAGGTAAAGGTTCTGAAGTTCGACAAGGACAAGCAGCGCGTTTCGCTCGGCTTCAAGCAGCTGACACCTGACCCGTGGCTCGACGCTGTGGAGCGTTACCCGATTGGCGCGCAGGTTCGTGGCCGCGTTCTCTCGGTAACCGACTACGGCGCGTTCGTTGAGCTGGAGCAGGGCATCGAAGGCCTGGTCCACGTCAGTGAGATGAGCTGGTCCAAGCGTCTGAAGCACCCCTCGAAGCTGGTTAAACCTGGCGACGAAGTGGACACCATCATTCTGCAGGTGAATCCGAGCGACCGCCGCATCTCGCTGGGCATGAAGCAGCTGCAGGAGAATCCGTGGGAGCAGCTGGACGACAAGTTCCCGGTCGGTTCGACCGTGGAAGGCCGCGTCCGCAACCTGACCGACTTCGGCGCCTTCATCGAGATTGAAGACGGCATCGACGGCCTGGTCCACGTATCGAACCTGAGCTGGACCAAGCGCGTGAAGCATCCTTCGGAAGTCCTGAAGAAGGGCGAGAAGGTGAAGGCTGTTGTTCTGGGTGTTGAGCCTGAGAACCGCCGCCTGTCGCTGGGCATCAAGCAGCTGGAGCCGGACGTCTGGGATACCTTCTTCGCGCAGCACCGTACCGGTGATGTGGTGAAGGGCAAGATCCTCCGCACCGCGCAGTTCGGCGCGTTTGTTGAGATCGCCGAAGGTGTTGAAGGTCTGTGCCACATCTCTGAGATGGTCGACGACATCGGCGCGCCGGTGAAGATGGACATCGGTGACGAGAAGGAGTTCAAGATCGTCAAGATGAGCCCGGAAGAGAAGAAGGTTGGCCTGAGCCTGCGCGGTATCGGCGAAGATGCCAGCCGCGACGAGGTCGAGAGCTACAAGAAGGCAGCTTCTTCCTCCAGCTCCACCTCCTCCTCCGGCACCACGCTGGGCGACCTGATCAACTGGAAGCGCTCGGAGCGCGAGTAA
- a CDS encoding ABC transporter permease, which translates to MKLADFKETVTMAMDTLRANKLRSGLTILGIVIGVSTVILISSVINGLNGQVSEAVSSFGTNVLWVFRFEFGFGRPTTEMLTRKQLTYDDAMAMKDLPHVVAVSPGLRYANMQFNEGNVTAKFKSRKVQSVSIEGDTASVKDVYDYNLTAGRMFTETEEQRASDVVVLGYDTAAGLFPAENPIGQEIALDNRFFTVIGVMDKQKSLVGGGKNPQDNYAYMPLATFHKIHPEILDYWVSVKYDEQKNRSLVEDELRDLLRRRRKVPNNKDDNFAIFSSDSITRLWSQITGGLFALMFGLSSVGLMVGGVGVMNIMLVSVTERTREIGVRKAIGATKQTILSQFTLEAITLCAVGGFIGITVGGILAGLLHFLLPVSISVVWIIAAFIGSCGIGLVFGIYPAWKAANLNPIEALRYE; encoded by the coding sequence ATGAAACTCGCCGACTTCAAAGAAACCGTCACCATGGCCATGGACACGCTGCGCGCCAACAAGCTGCGCTCCGGTCTCACCATCCTTGGCATCGTCATCGGCGTCTCCACCGTCATCCTGATCTCGTCGGTCATCAACGGCCTCAACGGCCAGGTCTCAGAGGCTGTCTCCAGCTTCGGCACCAACGTGCTCTGGGTCTTCCGCTTCGAGTTCGGCTTCGGTCGTCCCACCACCGAGATGCTGACCCGCAAGCAGCTCACCTATGACGATGCCATGGCCATGAAAGACCTGCCGCACGTCGTCGCAGTCTCACCCGGCCTGCGCTATGCCAACATGCAGTTCAACGAAGGCAACGTCACCGCCAAGTTCAAGAGCCGCAAGGTACAGTCCGTCTCCATTGAAGGCGACACCGCCTCTGTCAAGGACGTGTATGACTACAACCTGACCGCCGGCCGCATGTTCACGGAGACCGAAGAACAGCGCGCCTCCGACGTGGTCGTACTCGGCTACGACACCGCCGCCGGCCTCTTCCCTGCGGAAAACCCCATCGGCCAGGAGATCGCCCTCGACAACCGCTTCTTCACCGTCATCGGTGTCATGGACAAGCAGAAGTCCCTGGTAGGCGGCGGAAAGAACCCGCAGGACAACTACGCCTACATGCCGCTGGCCACCTTTCACAAAATCCACCCCGAGATCCTCGATTACTGGGTCAGCGTGAAGTACGACGAGCAGAAGAACCGCTCTCTGGTGGAAGACGAGCTGCGCGACCTGCTGCGGCGCCGCCGCAAGGTGCCTAACAACAAGGACGACAACTTCGCCATCTTCTCGTCCGACTCCATCACCCGCCTGTGGTCGCAGATCACCGGCGGCCTGTTCGCCCTGATGTTCGGCCTCTCGTCCGTCGGCCTGATGGTGGGCGGCGTCGGCGTCATGAACATCATGCTGGTCTCCGTCACCGAACGCACCCGCGAGATCGGCGTGCGCAAGGCCATCGGAGCCACCAAGCAGACCATCCTCTCGCAGTTCACGCTGGAGGCCATCACCCTGTGCGCCGTCGGCGGCTTCATCGGCATCACCGTCGGAGGCATTCTCGCCGGCCTGCTGCACTTCCTCCTGCCGGTCAGCATCTCCGTGGTCTGGATCATCGCCGCCTTCATCGGCTCCTGCGGCATCGGCCTGGTCTTCGGCATCTACCCAGCCTGGAAAGCCGCCAACCTGAACCCCATCGAAGCCCTTCGTTACGAGTAA